CGTGGGTGCACTTGACTTACTTCCCTCCGTAGCACAAAAAGAGCTGAAGGAAGTCATAGAAGCAACTAAAGACAATAATCACATGAATTTAACCCTGGCACTTAGTTATGGTTCACGTGAGGAGTTGATAAGTGTGATTAAGAATATTGCAGGTCAGGTTAAGGAGGGCTCGCTAGAGCTCGATCAAATTGATGCAGAAGTGATCAACAAAAACCTGTACACTAATTTTATGCCTGATGTAGATCTACTCATACGTACCAGCGGTGAGAAACGCATCAGCAATTTTTTACTGTGGCAAATAGCCTATGCAGAACTTTATTTTACAGAGGTCCTGTGGCCCGATTTTAGAAAAGAACACCTCATTGAGGCATTTTGTAACTATCAAGACCGAGAAAGAAGGTTTGGAAAAACAAGTGAACAATTATAAAGGAATGACAAATCAGCTAACCAAGAGCTTCATTGCTACGATCATTCTGCTTACTGGGTTCTTTACCAGTGCTCAAATAGTAACAGATGCACCTATCGGTGAAGAGTCTGTTCAATACCGCATAGGTGAAGTAAAAGTCACAGGTAGTCAATCCTATAATGAGAATACGGTAAGAGCCTTTACAGGATTGAGACCCGGTATGGAAATCTACGTACCTGGAGAAAAGCTGAGCAAGGTCGTTAAGAAAATGTGGGATCTCAAGCTATTCAGCGATATACGCATTTATGCAACCAGCATAGAAGGTGATCCTACTGATGAATTTATAGACACCATCAACCTCGAGATTTATATCGTAGAAGTCCCTAATGTACGGAATGTGGAAATCACAGGACTACGCAAAGGAAAAGCTAAGGACCTGAGAGAAGAACTTAAGCTTCAAAAAGGGACTAAAGCCACTGAAAACTTGATTACTAACACACGTACTTTTATTGAAAACAAATACCGTAAAAAAGGTTTCCTAAATGCCGATGCTCTGGTACGTATCAGGGAAGTGCAAGACTCTGCCTCAGAAAATGAAGTAGACATGAAAATCGATGTTGACCGCGGCAAGAAGCCTAAAATTTCCTACATAGATTTTGAAGGCAATGAACTTATTCCAGATAAGAAGTTACGCAAGGCGATGAAAAATACTAAGAAGCGTAACATCTTAAGAATATTCAAGAGATCTAAATATGTAGAAGAAGATTTTCAAGAAGATCTAGAATCTGTCGTAAATAGATATAAGGAAAAAGGTTTTAGGGATGCTCGGGTAATTTCAGATACGTTGATCAAAGAAAGTGATGATCGTGTGGGCATCAAGATTCAAGTTGAAGAAGGTAGAAAATATTACTTTGGTGATATCAAATTTGTAGGTAACAACGTTTATTCAGATGAGTTTCTACAAAGAAAACTAGGTATTGAAAAAGGTGATGTGTACAATGGGGTAGCCTTTGATGAGCGTATAAGCAACCCTGCTGACCCAGATTCAGATGATATCTCAAATCTATACCAAAACACAGGGTACTTATTCTCTTCAGTCAACGCCGTAGAAACTAAAGTTGAAAACGACACCATCGACTTTGAGATACGCATCGTAGAAGGAAAAGAGGCTTATTTCAATAACATCTCCGTTACTGGAAACACGCGTACTAACGATAATGTGATCTACCGTGTGATCAGAACCACACCAGGTGAAAAATACAGTCGTCAAAAAATTATCAACTCTATACGTGAACTTGGAGCACTAGGGCTTTTCAATGCTGAGAAAATCAACCCACAGCTTAAGAATGTAAACCAGCAAGAAGGTACAGTAGACGTCGAGTACGAGCTGGAAGAAGCTGGTGCAAGCCAGATTGAGCTTCAAGGTGGTTACGGTGGTGGTGGATTTGTTGGGACTCTAGGACTTAGATTCAACAACTTCTCGATACGCAATCTATTCAATGGTAAAGCTTACAAACCAGTTCCTATGGGAGATGGTCAAACTCTCGCAATAAGGGCTCAGGCGAGTACTATATTTAGAACCTACTCTTTAAACTTTACCGAGCCGTGGCTGGGTGGTAAAAAACCAGTTTCTTTTAATGTCTCGCTTTCTCATAGTGAGCAGTACAGAGTGAACCCTCAAAACTTTAGAGAAGTAGACCGTGACCAGCGTTTTTTAATCACCGGTGGTACGATAGGTCTAGCAAAAAGACTGGAATGGCCGGATAATTATTTCCAGTTTTCGCAAGCGCTATCTGTGCAACACTACAACTTGAAGAACTACCGTACGGGTCTCTTTAACTTCCCTAATGGTTTCAGTAATAACATAGCGTATACTGTAGGCCTCACCAGAGACAACGTAGGTGTGAACCCTATTTTCCCCACTTACGGATCACGCTTTTCAGTAACTGCAAAAATGACCCTTCCATACTCCTTGTGGAATGGTGTAGATTACGCTGGTCTCAATGCGGACAACCCTGATCTACCTGACGAGTATCGTACAAACGGTCTTGCTGACCTAGCTAAAATCGATCAAGAGCGTTTCCGTTTCTTAGAATATTACAAAATCAAGTTCCAAGGTCAGTGGTACACGCAACTATATGATAAGTTGATCCTGCAGACTAATACTGAATTTGGGTTCTTAGGCGCCTACAACAGTGACAGAGGCCTGGTTCCTTTTGAACGTTTCTTTGTGGGTGGAGATGGACTTGGCGCCTTTTCTCTCGATGGTCGTGACATCATAAGGATGCGAGGTTATGAGAACAGCTCGCTTACCACGAGTGCAGATGGTGACACGGTGTATAACAAGTTTAGCTTAGAGTTACGTTATCCTATCACCCTTGAGCAGGCGGCATCTATTTATGTGCTGACATTTGCTGAGGCAGCAGGTTCTTATGAGCGTTTTAGAACGTACAATCCTTTTGATGTACAGAGGTCGGCTGGAGCGGGATTACGTATTTTTATGCCGGCATTTGGTTTACTAGGAATTGATTTTGGTTACGGATTTGATTCCGCGCCTAACAACCCTACACCAGACCCTAGTGGATGGCAAGTACACTTTATAATCGGGCAGCAGTTTTAAGTTGGCACGATTATTTCAAATATTGAGTCGTATGATAAAAACAAAGCAATTTTTGACCGTCGCGGTGGTGATTTTTGGTCTCGCTTTCGCGAAAGCGCAACGAGGAGCAAGAGTCGCTTACATAGACATGGACCGTATCATCGAAGCATCACCTGAATATAAAAAAGCAGTCCAACTGCTAGGTCGAAAAGCTGATGGCTGGAAGCGTGAAATGGATGCTATGCAGGCAGAAATAGATAAGATGGAAGATCAGCTCAAAAACGAGCGGGTATTGCTTACCAAAGAGTTGATCGAGGAAAAAGAAGAGGATATCCAGCTCAAGAAAGAGGAGCTCGCTGCTTACCAGCAAAAAAGATTTGGTTCACAAGGAGATTACATTCTTCAACAACAACAGCTCATACAGCCGGTCCAGGATCAGGTATTCAATGAGGTGCAAAAGATTAGCGAGGCAAGAAAATATGACTATGTGATGAATGCTGAAGAGGCTAACTTGTTGTTTGCCGCTGAGCGTCACGACATAAGCGACCTTGTTATCAAAAATCTGGAACGCGCAGGAAAAAGTGGACCAGAGGCCAGACAGGCTAGAGAAGACGCTAAGAAAGAGCTTGATGAGCCGTATTTAAATGTTGAAGAAGCTGAAGCACGTGAGGAGAAAGAAAAGGCAAAGGAGGAACAACAACAAAAAGTGCTCAATGCCCGTGAAGAAAAGTTAAGAAGACGCGATTCACTTCAAGCTGCAAAAAGGGCTTCATATGAAGCTAGAAAAAAAGAAATACAGCGTCGCCGGGACAGTATCAAAGCTGCTCGTGAAGCTGCGCGGCAAAAGAAAGAAGAAGAACGAGAGAACAATCAATAATGAATCAGTGAAGTAAGTATACAGCCCTTATCTTTGCAACCATTTTAATATAGACTAGGATTAACAAAAAAAGAAAATGAAACAAGTAAGAAATTTAATTGCCGCTATAGCTTTAGTATTTGCAGGATCAACTGCTGTTAACGCTCAGGCAACACCTTCAAAAGTATGTCACGTAGCTTCTCAAGAGCTTGTGGAGGCACTTCCAGATGCCATAGCTGCTGAGAAGCAGTTGAAGAAACTGGCAAAAAACTACGATACTAAGCTAGCAGAGATGGATCGTGAGATCCAGACTCGTTTCCAGAATGCACAGCGAGAGGCTCCTAATAAAACAGATGAGGAAAACGAGCGTGTACGTACTGAAATTCTTCAAGGTCAAGAAAAGCTTCAAGACTACTACCAAAAGTCTCAAGAAGCGATGGCTCAAAAACGAGTAGACCTTTTAAAGCCACTTTATCAAAAAGTAAAGGATGCTATCTTCAAAGTAGCTCGTGCAAAAGGTTTTGATTACGTTCTTGATTCAACCACGGGAACTGGAATCATCATGGCAGATGGCTATGACCTTACTCCTGACGTTAAAGCTGAATTAGGTATTAAGTAATTCAGTTTACATATAAATATTAAAACTCCCGCTAGAAATCTAGCGGGAGTTTTTTGTACAAAAAACCCGATCGCGATGATCGGGTTTTTCATTGAATAAAAAATATATGTAATAAATTACTGGATAACTCTTACGTTAACAGCGTTCATTCCTTTCTTACCCTCTTTTTCTTCGTACTCTACTTTGTCGCCTTCTCTTACCTCATCGATAAGTCCAGTTACGTGCACGAAGCAGTCTTGATTTGTTCCATCTTCAACGATAAAGCCAAAACCTTTTGACTCATTGAAAAATTTAACGGTACCTTCTTTCATTGTAATAAAATGTAAATTAAAGTCCAAAAGTAGACTAATTGCAGCATATAAAGACCTAACAATACACTTATTTTGAATTATTTACAGTTTAGTAACCTAAAAAGCACTTTTGGGGCGACCTGCGATATAGGGCTGACTTCCTTTCACGCTACGATCGTACATTACGATACTGCCAGCTACAGAAACATTTAAACTGCGAGGCGTCTCAAATTTTAAAAGGTGGTGTGATCGATTTATGGCTTCATTGCTTAAACCATGATCTTCTGCGCCCAGAAGATAGACGCAGTTACGTGGGTGAACAAAATCTTCCAGTAAAACAGCCTCATCTACCAGCTCGATGCCTACGAGCATAGCTCCTTTGGGAAGGTGTGCATAGAATTCATCAAAAGTTTTATAATGGAAATATGGGAGCGCCGCTACGGCGTTGTGTGTGTCGCTAGCCTGCTTTGCATATCGATTGCCAATAGTAAAGATGAAACTAGCTCCTAGATTCTGCGCACTACGCCACAAAACACCTAGGTTCTCTGGAGTTTTACCGTTTAAAATACCGATGCCGAAATAGCCAGGTTCTAAATTATTCATGGTGATGTAAAAATATGATCCCCTTCTAACACATCTATAGCGAGTCTTAGCCTACCATAATCCACTTTTCCATCAAAAGCCTCATAAATAGGCTTGATAGAATTAGTCTCTTTATGGATTTTCCAGAGCTGATCCAGTTTTTCAAGATCTATCTCTTCAATAAAAGATTGTACTTTGACGTCCCTAAATTTTCTGTATCTTTTCCCTAGGTGTGAGAGAATCGTACTCTCAGTAAGCGAGCGACTTTCAGCAATCTCTTTTACAGTAGACCCTTTCCAGAACTTTTCCACCGTTTCCATTACGGTATCTGATAAACCGCTCGGGTTTTTACGGCGTTTTTTCTTTTTGGAAGAGGGTTTGCTGACTTTAGCAGTTCGGTAAGCGAATGGACCCAAACGTTTTTCTCTAAAATTACGAGTCACATCCAGAAAAACAGATCCGTACTGATCGTGTTTGCTGGAACCTACTCCATTGATATCTGCAAACTCGTTATCAGTAAGCGGTATGCGGCTCGCCATGTCTTGAAGTGTAGCATCGCTAAAGATCAAGTAAGGAGCCAGGTTTTTATCACTTGCAATTTGTGAACGCAATTTTCTTAGCACTTCAAAAAGTTCTTGTTTAACTGGATCGGGTAATGCTTGTGCAGTTGTACTTTTCTTATTCTTAAAATCCTTTGCCGTGGGTACCACAGCCAGCATGACTTTTTGCTGTTTGAAAAGTACTTGCTCTGATTGTGGCGTGAGTTTGAGCTTGTTCTGATCGTGGAAGGCAATTTCAAGCAATCCCTGATTGATCAACTGGATGATATACTGCTGCCAGTTGCTCCACGAGATATCCTTACCCGCTCCATAGGTTTTGATATCCATAAATCCGCTTTCCATCACCGTGGCGTTTGAGGCACCTCTCAGGACATCAATCAACAGATTGAGCGATGCCTGTTCTTGCATTCTATACACGGCACTCAGGGCTTTCTGGGCGATGAGCGTTGCATCAAAAAAGTCGGGTTTGTTTAGGCACACATCGCAGTTGCCACAATCTTTTTCTAGATACTCATTAAAATAATTCAGCAACATGCGCCTGCGGCAAGTGAGGGCTTCTGCAAATTGCTTCATGCGATCCAGTTTTGCCAGCTGTACCTCACTATTACCACTGTTTTCAGCAAATTTGCGCAGCTGGATCACATCAGCATAACTGTGGAATAAAAGCGCACGCGATTCCAGTCCGTCTCGTCCAGCACGACCTATTTCCTGATAATAGCCTTCGATATTTTTAGGCATGTTGTAATGAATCACAAACCGCACGTTTGATTTATCGATCCCCATACCGAAGGCGATGGTTGCACACACGATCTTGATCTCGTCTGTGATGAATTTTTCTTGCACGCTTTCGCGAAAGCGGTGATCCATTCCAGCATGGTACGCAGCAGCAGCATAACCGTAATTTTTCAGCTTCTCTGCCAGACTTTCACAGGTACTACGACTCAAGCAATAAACAATCCCAGACTCCTTGGAAAAATGATTCAGAAAATTCCTGATCTGGGTCATACGCTGGTTGCCGGGACGCACGTCCAGCCTAATGTTAGGCCGGTCAAAGGATGCCACATATTCCCGAGCCTGCGGAATACTGAGTTGGTTTTTAATGTCCGCGCGAGTGGCGCGATCAGCCGTGGCGGTGAGCGCTATAATTCCCGTTTTGGGAAAATTACTTTTCAGGTAGGAAAGCTGGGTATAAGCGGGTCTAAAATCATGCCCCCAAGTAGAAATACAATGCGCCTCATCAACCGCAATGAGTGAAACATTTTCCTCGTTGATGTAGTTATTCAACAAAGAGATACTCTCAGGCGCCACGTAAAGCAATTTTATCGTGCCTTGTTCAAGTTCTTGGAGTATATTTTGCTGGTCTGCAGAATCTTGCGAACTATTAAAATATCCGGCAGGAATACCGTTTTGTTTCAAAGCATCTACCTGATCCTTCATCAAAGCGATCAATGGAGAAATTACCAGAGTTAATCCATTTAAGAGCAGAGATGGCAGCTGAAAACACATAGACTTACCGCCGCCCGTAGGCATCACGACCATGAGGTCGCGACCTTCCATAACATCATTAATGATCTCTTCCTGTAACGGCCGGAAGCTGTCGTAACCGAAGTATTTCTTGAGTATTTCTTTCTTTTGCATGGGTAAAAATGAATTGTATGGCGATAAAAAATCAAAGTTACAGTTAAAAACACTTTTCAATCAAGAGAATTTAAAAACTGCACTCGATAGAGACTTGACATCGAGAAGCTATTGTGCCATCTTTAAAAAATCTATTTTTACAAACAATAAGCTGCCTTATGAAAGTTCACATCATCCTCATATACATTTGCTTTTGTTATTTATCATCGGCTCAAGAATTGAGTGACTATAAATACATTGAAGTTCCCAACCAGTATGAATTCCAGCACGAGCCTAATGAGTATCGATTGAATGATTTAGCCGTTTTTGAGCTGAAGAAAAAAGGTTATGAGGCGTTTAAATCAACTAGCGTTCAACCGCAGGACAAGAATATAGGAGCCTGTAATACGCTCGTCATGGATATTGAAGAGTCCGGCATTTTAAGCAGAAGTTTCATTTTGAATTTCAAAAATTGTGATGGAGAAATAGTTTACTCCACAATCAAAGGAACCGGTAGGGAAAAGGACAATCAAAAAGCTTATTTCACCGCCATGCGTGAAACCATACGTTCCATGCCAGAGGCAATTCAAGCAAAGGCTTCAACTACCGAAGTTATAGAAGCTAAAATTCCTGACTCTGCCGAAACCCAACCTATCGAAGACGATCAGCAAACAAAGTTTCCCGATGAACCCGCTACTGCAGATCGACCGGCTTTAAAGTTTGATTATGCTCAAAAGACCAATCAAGGCTATGGGATTGTTTTAAAAGAAGCAGAAGAAGTAGAAGTATACAACAATGACAAACTCATAGGATCTGGGCAAAAGTCCAGTACTGGATTTTATCTGATTGAAACCAAACAATTTAATGGTGTAGGAATCATTAAGGATGAAATTTTTATTATCGAGTATCGCGATAATGGTGAGCTTGTACGTGTGGAATTACACAAAACTTTTTGAGAACAAGGACTTTGTTGATAGTAGTAGCCTCGCAAGGAATCGAACCTTGATCTAAAGTTTAGGAAACTCTTATTCTATCCGTTGAACTACGAGGCCGTTTCTTGAACCAAATCTACAAGAAGCATCGCACATTTCCATAGCTTTGAACCGAGTGTTTTGCAATTGACCGAGACCTGATTACATCACTTTCTAAATAAAGTGATTAGTTTTACAGCTTACCTCTGCAAAAAGTTCGCATCATGAGTCGATTTCTAAAATTATTCATAGGCGCTATCTTGTTGCTAATAGCGACATTTCTGATACCTATTCTGGACTATTTAAGCGATCAAGTAGACTATGACTTCCCTATTCTTAGATCTCAACAGCGCAACATCATCATCGTAGTTTTTGCATACTTACTAATCGTAGGCATGCGCATTTTCAAAACCTACATTTTAAAGCGGTTTGACATCAATCAAGAGGACAACCTGCATGCGCGCAAAGTGTACACTCAGGTAAATGTTTTTGAGAAGATCATATTTTTTATCATCATTTTAGTGGCTGTCGGGCTTATTTTGATCTCGTTTGATAGCATACGCGAGATTGGTGTGGGGATGTTTGCCTCAGCTGGTGTAGCTGGAATCATTCTCGGTCTTTCTGCACAAAAAGTCGTGGGTGCATTGCTGGCAGGCGTGCAAATCGCGATTACCCAACCTTTCCGTATTGATGATGCGGTGGTGGTAGAAGGTGAATGGGGCTGGATCGAAGAAATCAACCTTACCTATGTGGTGGTGCGCATCTGGGATAAGCGACGCCTGGTACTGCCTTCCTCCTATTTTTTGGAAAAGCCTTTTCAGAACTGGACTAAGACCAGTGCCGATATTGTAGGAACGGTTTTTCTATACACAGATTATACGATTCCGTTTGATGCTTTACGCAAAGAACTTACTCGACTACTGGGAACCGCAGATCTTTGGGACGGGCAGACAAACGTCCTTCAGGTTACCGACTCTAATGAATCTACGGTCGAGGTACGTATTTTAGTAAGTGCACGCAACTCCCCTACTGCTTGGGATTTGCGGGTTTTCATCAGAGAAAAAATGATTACTTTCATTCAAGAAAACTACCCAGACAGCCTACCGCATACCCGCATTCTCATGAAACCCATGAAAGGTGAACAACCGGCGAGTCTTGGTTTCAAACCTGCATAAATTCTGTTGTAAATTGCAATGCTATGCGCTGGACTCTACAACCACCACCTGATCCCGAAAAGACTCAAAAATTAGCCTCAGAACTCGGTATAGACGAGAATCTGGCTGGTTTGCTGGTGCAACGTGGTGTGGACGCTTTCGCGAAAGCGAGATCCTTTTTCAGACCTTCCCTTAACGAGCTCCACGACCCTTTCTTGATGAAGGACATGGCTGCTGCGGTGAAACGCATTCTCACTGCCGTGGGCAACAACGAGAACATACTGGTTTATGGCGATTACGATGTAGATGGCACCACCAGCGTGGCGCTCATGACCACTTTTTTACAAAGTTTTTACCCCAATGTTTCCAGCTATATTCCAGACCGGTATGCAGAGGGTTATGGCGTGAGCTATCAGGGCATCGACTTTGCGCATGACAACGAGATGACTCTGATCATCGCGCTGGATTGTGGGATCAAGGCTATTGATAAGATCGCTTACGCGAAAGATAAAGGCATCGACTTTATTATCTGCGATCACCACCGTCCTGGGAAAGAAATTCCAGATGCGGTTGCCGTATTGGATCCAAAAAGAAACGACTGTAATTACCCCTATAAAGAACTCTGCGGCTGTGGTGTTGGTTTTAAGTTATGTCAAGCCATCGTACAGGAAAACGACTGGGAATTTGAAATGTTGTTGCCTTATCTGGATCTTGTGGCTACCGCTGTAGGTGCTGACATCGTACCGATCACAGGCGAAAACAGAATTTTAGCTTTTCATGGTTTGCAGGTCATCAACGATGAGACTCGTGCAGGATTCAAAGCGATTATCGACCAACTCAAAAACAAGGGTAAACTCACCATTACCGATGTGGTTTTCATCATCGCCCCACGCATCAATGCGGCTGGCCGTATGAAACATGGTTTGCACGCGGTGAATCTTCTAACCTCTACCGATATTGAACAAGCTCGCACATTTGCAGCAGAAATTGAGGCCTATAATCAGGACCGTCGAGATACGGATCGTAGCATTACCTTAGAGGCGCTCGATCAAATTACCGAAAACAGAGAGGAAGAGCGCTCTACGACCGTGGTGTATGATGAGAATTGGCATAAAGGCGTGATAGGAATCGTCGCTTCAAGGCTTACAGAAACTTATTATCGACCTACGCTGGTTTTTACTAAAAGTGGGAACAAACTTGCTGCCAGTGCGCGCAGTGTTTCAGGGTTTGATGTGTATAATGCCTTGGAGCAGTGCTCGGAATTTATCGAGCAATTTGGGGGCCATAAATATGCAGCTGGATTGACTTTGGAAGAAAGCAATTACAAACTGTTCAAGCAACGCTTTGAAGAAGTGGTTTGTGCCACTATTCAAAACCAGCATACTATTCCAGAAATTAAGATTGACGCGCGACTCCCACTGGAAGCCATTACACCTAAGTTCTACCGAATTCTAGAACAAATGGCACCTTTTGGCCCGGGTAATATGCGACCCGTATTTATGACGGAAAAGGTGGTGGACACCGGTTTTGGAAAGTGTGTAGGGGAAAGTGAAGACCACTTAAAAATCAGGGTGGCAAAGAATAAGAGTTCTAGCACTGCCTTTGATGCGATAGGCTTTAATTTAGGAAAGGATTGCGACCTGATCACCGACGGTAAGCGGTTTGATATCGCCTACTCACTAGACCTGAACGAGTGGCAAGGTGTGAGAAGTTTGCAGTTGCGGTTGAGGGGTTTGAAGAGTAGCTAATCGATATGAATTTTGTACCTTGACATGCTAACACGGATAGTTGGCATGTCATCTTCCTAAAAGCACATCAGTATTAACATGCAAAGCCTTCTTCTTGGCATTCTCGGTCGATTTTGTAATATTGATAGGTGATATTAGTGGTTAGTAATTATTAACCTACTTTGGAATAAATGTTATCGTTTCAAACAAAAAACCACGACTCGCGTCGTGGTTTAAGATATTAAAATCAAATAAATCTTCTATGCATTAACTTTTGCTGGAGCCCAGGCTTCACAAAGCATGCCTTCTGCAGCTTTTTGAGGGTGTGGGCATGATTCACTTTTAAATCTCGCGCAACTTGTACAATCGTGATCATTGTCTAGACCAGCTCGCATATTGAAGCTGTTACACGTATACTGATTGCCCACGATTACATCGTGAACAGCACATTTATTTCCTGATTGTAAGTTAGAGCAGTTCTCGCAGTTATTTCCTAATCTGATAGCCATAATTTCTGAATTTTACTCTAAGATAATAAACATAGGTGATGGAATTGTTATAAATAATTGAAAACCAACTCTTTATAAATAGAATAAATAAAAACAAGCTTTTAAGAGCCTGATAAACTGATATCAAGAAAACTATCTATAACCAATCCAAACAAAAGTTTTACATATCGTTATTTAGACTGAATAAAATTAGTTATTTTTGCACTGTCTATTTAGAACGAGATCAGATAATAAGAGTAAATAATTGAACTATGCAGTACAGCAATGTTGAAACTCACGCTCAAAATTCTTTCGGCAGCCTTAAGTTTTGTAGGGATTGTAAATGTTTCACGCTGACTTTTTCCAACTTCGAGTTCAAATTTGATCGTTCTAAACTCAAAAAATTTGCTAACTACCTCAATGATGTATGTGAGGATTACTGGCTCGATAGCGACACTGCCGAAAACAAAAAACGCCCCATCCCCATACATACCAGTCAGCAAAATCTTGTCCTGGTTTTTGACCGCAGGGAATTTGCCGCGTTGAAACAACTGGTTACAACAAATTACGCTGAAACTAAGTTTCTTAGCATTCTGGACATCGACTATCCGCTTATTCTCAATTAAAAACTTAAAACCTGACTTTTGTCAGCTGCGTGGTGATACCGTTTCTCTACTTTTACAGTAGAAAATTCAATCATCATGAAACATATTATCATTCCCGTAGACTTCTCAGCGTTCTCTGAAAACGCCTTAAAAGCTGGTGCTGTGCTGGCTCAAAAATTTGGCGCAAAACTTCACGTATTGCACATGCTGGAACTGTCTGATAGCATCATCTCGTCCTCCAGTTCCTCTGGACGTGATAACGAGATGTTATTCTTGC
This genomic interval from Nonlabens spongiae contains the following:
- the recJ gene encoding single-stranded-DNA-specific exonuclease RecJ yields the protein MRWTLQPPPDPEKTQKLASELGIDENLAGLLVQRGVDAFAKARSFFRPSLNELHDPFLMKDMAAAVKRILTAVGNNENILVYGDYDVDGTTSVALMTTFLQSFYPNVSSYIPDRYAEGYGVSYQGIDFAHDNEMTLIIALDCGIKAIDKIAYAKDKGIDFIICDHHRPGKEIPDAVAVLDPKRNDCNYPYKELCGCGVGFKLCQAIVQENDWEFEMLLPYLDLVATAVGADIVPITGENRILAFHGLQVINDETRAGFKAIIDQLKNKGKLTITDVVFIIAPRINAAGRMKHGLHAVNLLTSTDIEQARTFAAEIEAYNQDRRDTDRSITLEALDQITENREEERSTTVVYDENWHKGVIGIVASRLTETYYRPTLVFTKSGNKLAASARSVSGFDVYNALEQCSEFIEQFGGHKYAAGLTLEESNYKLFKQRFEEVVCATIQNQHTIPEIKIDARLPLEAITPKFYRILEQMAPFGPGNMRPVFMTEKVVDTGFGKCVGESEDHLKIRVAKNKSSSTAFDAIGFNLGKDCDLITDGKRFDIAYSLDLNEWQGVRSLQLRLRGLKSS
- a CDS encoding DUF6686 family protein — protein: MQYSNVETHAQNSFGSLKFCRDCKCFTLTFSNFEFKFDRSKLKKFANYLNDVCEDYWLDSDTAENKKRPIPIHTSQQNLVLVFDRREFAALKQLVTTNYAETKFLSILDIDYPLILN